The sequence CGCCTTTGGCGGCCGGATTGGTCATGGCACGCACATGCGGGTCCGCCACGTCGCGTGCATCGACCACGCCGAAGGACAGACGCGGCAGCCCCGGCATGGCACCGTTCATCATGCGCTGGACGAATTCGGTGGAGGCCGAATGGTCGGAGCCGAGCACAGGCCCGAAATGCTCATGAGGTCGGCCATGGCAAAAGAAAGCCTGTCGCCAGGCTCGACGCCACCGGCCTTGAGCATGGCCAGAACATCGGCTTCACGCTTGGCGGAGCGCACCGTGGTGCGCACGCGGTGGCCCGCGTTCAGCAGGGCAAGGACACAGTGCGCGCCGAGGAAGCCAGATCCGCCGGTGACAAGCAAGGCGATCGAGCTTGTCAGATCGCCACCTGCGTGCCGATCTCTACCACACGCCCGGTAGGGATCTGGAAATACTCGGTCGCGTCGGCCGCCGTACGCGCCAGCCCGATGAACAGTCGGTCCTGCCACACCGGCATGCCGGAATTGGGCGAAGCCTTGAGCGAACGCCGCGACAGGAAGAACGACGTCGTCATGATGTCGAACTTCCAGCCCTGCTTGCGGCAGATCGCCAGCGCGCGCGGAATGTTGGGCTGTTCCATGTAGCCGAAAGTCAGCGTCACCCGCATGAACAGCTCGTTGACCGTCTCCATCTTGACCCGGTCGCTGTCGGGCACCACCGGCTGTGGCGCAGTCACCACCGAAAGGATGACGTTCTGCTCATGCAGCACCTTGTAGTGCTTCAGGCTGTGCATCAGCGCTGTCGGTGCACTCAAGGGATCGCTGGTCAGGAACACCGCGGTGCCGGATACAAGCTGCGGCTTCTTCTTCAACAGATTGCCGGCGAGGAAATCGAGCGGGATCTCGTTGCGGCGGGTCTTGTCGAACAGATAGCGGCTGCCGCGCACCCAGGTCCACATACCCAGCACGATTGTGAAGGCCACCAGCAATGACGCCCAGCCGCCTTCGAACACCTTGACGATGTTGGAAGCGAAGAAGCCGATATCGATGAAGGCAAACAGCACCGTCAAGCTGATCGCAACCCAGAGCCGCCATTTCCAGATGCGGGTCATCACGACATAGAGCAGCACCGTCGTCACCAGCATGTTGCCGGTCACCGAGATGCCATAGGCAGAGGCGAGCTTGCTGGACTCGCCGAAGCCGACCACCAGCATCATCACCACCAATGCCAGCAGAAGGTTGACACGCGGCATGTAGATCTGGCCGGACTGTTTTTCCGAGGTGTGCAGGATTTCGAGGCGCGGCAGCATGTTGAGCTGCACTGCCTGCCTGGTCAGCGAGAAGGCACCCGAAATCACAGCCTGACTGGCGATGACCGTCGCGGCGGTCGCCAGCACCACCATCGGGATCAGTGCCCAGCCCTCGTTCATCTCGAAGAACGGATGACCGACGACGCCATTCTTGGCCAGCACGAAGGCGCCCTGCCCGGCATAGTTCAGCAGCAGACAGGGAAACACGATCGACAGCCAGGCAAGCACGATGGGCTTGCGTCCGAAATGGCCGAGATCGGCATAAAGCGCCTCGGCGCCGGTGACAGCCAGGAAGATGGCGCCGATGGTGACGAAGGCGACGTCGGGCGAATGAATCAGGAAGGCGACGATGTAGTGCGGGCTGATCGCCCAAAGGATTTCCGGATCGGCGATGATGTGCTTGAGGCCCGAAAGACCGATCGCCAGGAACCAGACCGCGGTCACCGGACCGAAGACCAGTCCCACACCGCCCGTGCCGAAACGTTGCACCGCGAACACCACGGCGAGAATCACAAGTGTCAGCGGCACGACATAGGGCTGGAAGGTGGGGGTGACGACATTCATGCCTTCGACCGCCGACAGCACCGAAATCGCCGGCGTGATGACCGCATCGCCGAAAAACAGCGAGGCGCCGACAATGCCGATGCCCAGGATCACCGCCGAGCGCTTCGGGAAACTGCCGCGCGCCAGCGCCATCAGCGACAGCACGCCGCCCTCACCGCGGTTGTCGGCGCGCAGCACGAACATGATGTATTTGATGGTGACGATGATCGTCAGCGACCAGATGATCAGCGACAGCACGCCAAGGATATCGCCGCGTTGCGCGACGGTGCCGTGAGACGACGCCACCAGCGCCTCGCGAAAGGCATAGATCGGGCTGGTGCCGATATCGCCGTAGACAACGCCCAGCGCGCCCAGCATCAGCACCTTGGTGCTATGCTGTTCGATTTCCGGATGGCTC comes from Mesorhizobium japonicum MAFF 303099 and encodes:
- a CDS encoding potassium transporter Kup yields the protein MALANTGSEAEPVEQSSHPEIEQHSTKVLMLGALGVVYGDIGTSPIYAFREALVASSHGTVAQRGDILGVLSLIIWSLTIIVTIKYIMFVLRADNRGEGGVLSLMALARGSFPKRSAVILGIGIVGASLFFGDAVITPAISVLSAVEGMNVVTPTFQPYVVPLTLVILAVVFAVQRFGTGGVGLVFGPVTAVWFLAIGLSGLKHIIADPEILWAISPHYIVAFLIHSPDVAFVTIGAIFLAVTGAEALYADLGHFGRKPIVLAWLSIVFPCLLLNYAGQGAFVLAKNGVVGHPFFEMNEGWALIPMVVLATAATVIASQAVISGAFSLTRQAVQLNMLPRLEILHTSEKQSGQIYMPRVNLLLALVVMMLVVGFGESSKLASAYGISVTGNMLVTTVLLYVVMTRIWKWRLWVAISLTVLFAFIDIGFFASNIVKVFEGGWASLLVAFTIVLGMWTWVRGSRYLFDKTRRNEIPLDFLAGNLLKKKPQLVSGTAVFLTSDPLSAPTALMHSLKHYKVLHEQNVILSVVTAPQPVVPDSDRVKMETVNELFMRVTLTFGYMEQPNIPRALAICRKQGWKFDIMTTSFFLSRRSLKASPNSGMPVWQDRLFIGLARTAADATEYFQIPTGRVVEIGTQVAI